Proteins encoded within one genomic window of Nonomuraea gerenzanensis:
- a CDS encoding cysteine dioxygenase: MNTEHIQDGGTCAGLPERTLDRRELRALVDELAANPEEWRGQVDFPADGGRHYASLYRDAYVDVWLLCWRPEDDTGWHDHDISSGAVHVVQGALKECNPRIGGEHLETVVSEGQSFSFGPDHIHRLTGAVAQSVSIHAYSPPLWRLGQYSIDGTGVMRRVSVSYADELRPMDEPVGPEPIAPEPASATAISPDPVGSVA, encoded by the coding sequence GTGAACACTGAGCACATCCAGGACGGGGGCACCTGTGCAGGGCTCCCGGAGCGCACCCTCGACCGGCGCGAGCTGCGCGCCCTGGTGGACGAGCTGGCCGCCAACCCCGAGGAGTGGCGCGGCCAGGTGGACTTCCCTGCCGACGGCGGGCGGCACTACGCCTCGCTGTACCGCGACGCGTACGTGGACGTCTGGCTGCTGTGCTGGCGCCCCGAGGACGACACGGGCTGGCACGACCACGACATCTCCTCGGGCGCCGTGCACGTCGTCCAGGGCGCGCTGAAGGAGTGCAACCCGCGCATCGGCGGCGAGCATCTGGAGACGGTGGTCTCGGAGGGGCAGTCGTTCTCGTTCGGGCCCGACCACATCCACCGGCTGACCGGCGCGGTGGCGCAGAGCGTGTCGATCCACGCGTACTCGCCGCCGCTGTGGCGGCTGGGCCAGTACTCCATCGACGGCACCGGCGTCATGCGCCGCGTCTCGGTGAGCTACGCCGACGAGCTGCGGCCGATGGACGAGCCCGTCGGCCCGGAGCCGATCGCCCCGGAGCCGGCGAGCGCGACGGCGATCAGCCCCGACCCGGTCGGCTCCGTGGCCTAA
- a CDS encoding aromatic amino acid ammonia-lyase — protein MELDGAGLTCAQVHEVAYGGARVAIASLDRARAAWATAQELTGPVYGRSTGVGANRDIVVEGAGLDLLRSHAVSAGPPLPPARARAMLAVRLNQLLAGGSGVDPAVCLALAQAINDGYTPPLHTYGAIGTGDLTALATTALCLLGELPWHHTPPAPEPPATAPISAGPRHPLTSGDALPFISSGAATLADAAIACHRLRHLLDAAVDVAMMSFTAVDASAEPLAAVVQEARPQPGQAAVAARLRGLLAHEPTPRIQDPYGFRAFPQVHGAALDALGRAVTTIETDLNAATENPLFAASLAWHNGNFHSAPVALALDALRAALVQTAQLSTARLATLMDPAYTGRLPFLADRPGASGALILEYVAQDALADLRHLANPATTGTAVISRGVEDHAGFATQAARHTLRCLEPLEIVLACERTAAVRALHTPAPDRPLTADLEASRTALSPG, from the coding sequence ATGGAGCTCGACGGCGCCGGCCTGACCTGCGCGCAGGTCCACGAGGTCGCGTACGGCGGGGCCCGGGTCGCGATCGCCTCGCTCGATCGCGCCCGGGCCGCGTGGGCCACCGCCCAGGAGCTGACCGGCCCCGTGTACGGCAGGAGCACCGGCGTCGGCGCCAACCGCGACATCGTGGTGGAAGGCGCGGGCCTCGACCTGCTGCGCAGCCACGCCGTCTCCGCAGGCCCGCCCCTGCCGCCCGCCCGGGCCAGGGCCATGCTCGCGGTCCGGCTCAACCAGCTCCTGGCGGGCGGCTCCGGCGTCGATCCCGCCGTCTGCCTCGCGCTGGCCCAGGCGATCAACGACGGCTACACCCCGCCCCTGCACACGTACGGCGCCATCGGCACCGGTGACCTCACCGCCCTGGCCACCACCGCCCTCTGCCTCCTCGGCGAACTCCCCTGGCACCACACCCCGCCTGCGCCTGAGCCACCTGCCACCGCGCCCATCAGCGCGGGTCCCCGCCACCCCCTCACCTCGGGCGACGCGTTGCCGTTCATCAGCTCCGGCGCCGCCACCCTCGCCGACGCCGCCATCGCCTGCCACCGCCTGCGCCACCTCCTCGACGCCGCCGTGGACGTGGCGATGATGTCGTTCACCGCCGTGGACGCCTCGGCCGAGCCGCTGGCCGCCGTCGTGCAGGAGGCCCGCCCGCAGCCGGGCCAGGCCGCCGTCGCCGCCCGGCTGCGCGGCCTGCTGGCCCACGAGCCCACCCCCCGCATCCAGGACCCGTACGGCTTCCGCGCCTTCCCCCAGGTGCACGGCGCCGCCCTGGACGCGCTCGGCCGGGCCGTCACCACGATCGAGACCGACCTCAACGCGGCCACCGAGAACCCGCTCTTCGCCGCCTCCCTCGCCTGGCACAACGGCAACTTCCACTCGGCCCCGGTGGCCCTGGCCCTGGACGCGCTGCGGGCCGCGCTGGTGCAGACGGCCCAGCTCAGCACGGCCCGCCTGGCCACCCTGATGGACCCGGCCTACACCGGCCGCCTGCCGTTCCTCGCCGACCGCCCCGGCGCCTCGGGTGCGCTGATCCTCGAGTACGTCGCCCAGGACGCCCTGGCCGACCTGCGCCACCTCGCGAACCCGGCGACGACGGGCACGGCGGTGATCTCGCGCGGCGTGGAGGACCACGCGGGGTTCGCCACCCAGGCCGCCCGCCACACGCTGCGCTGCCTGGAGCCCTTGGAGATCGTCCTGGCCTGCGAGCGCACCGCCGCCGTGCGCGCCCTGCACACCCCGGCCCCCGACCGCCCCCTCACCGCCGACCTGGAAGCCTCCCGCACCGCACTGTCACCAGGCTGA
- a CDS encoding phage holin family protein, with protein MRFIIRTIAAAVALWVAIQFIDGIDVDAPTNSATYWGVLLLVALIFGIVNAIVKPIVKALGCAVIVLTLGLFLLVINAAMLYLTSWIAGQFDIPFHVDNFYPAAFWGAVIVSLVSWALGLFIPDKD; from the coding sequence GTGAGATTCATCATCAGAACCATCGCCGCGGCGGTGGCCTTGTGGGTGGCCATCCAGTTCATCGACGGCATCGACGTCGACGCCCCCACCAACTCGGCCACGTACTGGGGTGTCCTGCTGCTCGTGGCGTTGATCTTCGGCATCGTCAACGCCATCGTCAAGCCCATCGTGAAGGCCCTGGGGTGTGCGGTCATCGTGCTGACCCTGGGCCTGTTCCTCCTCGTGATCAACGCGGCCATGCTGTACCTGACGAGCTGGATCGCCGGCCAGTTCGACATCCCCTTCCACGTGGACAACTTCTACCCGGCGGCCTTCTGGGGCGCGGTCATCGTCAGCCTGGTGAGCTGGGCGCTCGGCCTGTTCATCCCCGACAAGGACTGA
- a CDS encoding amidohydrolase, translating to MGIDVHQHLWTSAFVDALRARGTPPYLDGWTLILDGEPPYEVDPADHERRDTTGLELALVSLSSPLGIEFLPPEECWPLLDAYHDGALALGEPYGAWAATCHSEPDADRLARDLDRGFAGLQIPATAVPEDELLEVLTGRDLPLFVHPGPADPGSGTPPWWPALVPYVQQMHASWHYFHAVVRPRHPRLRVCFALLAGLAPLHSERLITRGGGRGLVDRDFFVETSSYGPRAIDAIVRELGIDVVVNGSDAPYATAPDPGLGAAAEHAIKVVNPRRLISGKESRK from the coding sequence GTGGGTATCGACGTGCACCAGCACCTGTGGACGAGCGCGTTCGTCGATGCGTTGCGCGCCCGCGGCACTCCCCCGTACCTCGACGGCTGGACGCTGATCCTCGACGGCGAGCCGCCGTACGAGGTGGATCCCGCCGACCACGAGCGGCGCGACACGACCGGTCTGGAGCTGGCCCTGGTGTCGCTGTCGAGCCCGCTGGGGATCGAGTTCCTGCCGCCCGAGGAGTGCTGGCCGCTGCTCGACGCCTACCACGACGGTGCCCTGGCGCTGGGCGAGCCGTACGGGGCGTGGGCGGCCACCTGCCACAGCGAGCCCGACGCCGACCGCCTGGCCAGGGATCTCGACCGCGGGTTCGCGGGGCTGCAGATCCCGGCCACGGCCGTGCCCGAGGACGAGTTGCTGGAGGTGCTGACCGGGCGCGACCTGCCGTTGTTCGTGCACCCTGGCCCGGCCGACCCCGGAAGCGGCACGCCGCCGTGGTGGCCGGCCCTGGTGCCGTACGTGCAGCAGATGCACGCGTCCTGGCACTACTTCCACGCCGTCGTCCGCCCCAGGCACCCGCGCCTGCGCGTCTGCTTCGCGCTGCTCGCGGGGCTGGCGCCGCTGCACTCGGAGCGGCTGATCACCAGGGGCGGCGGGCGCGGCCTGGTCGATCGGGACTTCTTCGTGGAGACCTCCTCGTACGGCCCGCGCGCCATCGACGCGATCGTCCGCGAGCTGGGCATCGACGTCGTCGTCAACGGCTCCGACGCCCCCTACGCCACAGCACCCGACCCCGGGCTCGGCGCCGCAGCCGAGCACGCCATCAAGGTCGTCAACCCCCGTCGCCTCATCAGCGGAAAGGAGTCTCGTAAGTGA
- a CDS encoding LacI family DNA-binding transcriptional regulator, protein MPRKRATIREVAQATGLSPAAVSYALRGLQVSEETMERVRAAAAELGYEADPIARALASGRTGMIGLLCGSLEDLWQQSLAVGISRGLREKDRYALILDAFGDPARERALAQQLRDQRVDGMIVQPIDPAAAFWPELCESLPVVAIGDSISGTAGEVVFDNRSGVTLALEHLRALGHRRIAVLTSTQASTPDRPADVHVTAEADRLGLDIEVATAPLGLAGATAAAHELLSGDKPSAVFCFADSIAYGVYAAAQELGLSIPGDVSVMGYDDHPMSGLLSPGLTTVDWDIAGIVRAAVRLISAAADGGGRRRRVMQRPTLRERGSVARVS, encoded by the coding sequence ATGCCTCGCAAGAGAGCGACGATCCGTGAGGTGGCCCAGGCCACAGGCCTGTCACCGGCGGCCGTCTCCTACGCGCTACGCGGTCTTCAGGTGTCGGAGGAGACCATGGAGCGGGTGCGCGCCGCCGCCGCCGAGCTCGGCTACGAGGCCGATCCCATCGCCAGAGCCCTGGCCAGCGGGCGCACCGGCATGATCGGCCTGCTGTGCGGCTCGCTGGAGGATCTCTGGCAGCAGTCGCTGGCGGTCGGCATCAGCAGGGGCCTGCGGGAGAAAGACCGTTACGCCCTCATCCTCGACGCCTTCGGCGACCCGGCCAGGGAGCGGGCCCTGGCCCAGCAGCTGCGCGACCAGCGCGTCGACGGCATGATCGTGCAGCCGATCGACCCGGCCGCCGCGTTCTGGCCCGAGCTGTGCGAGTCCCTGCCGGTGGTCGCGATCGGCGACTCGATCTCGGGCACGGCCGGCGAGGTCGTCTTCGACAACCGCAGCGGGGTGACGCTCGCCCTGGAGCACCTGCGCGCGCTCGGCCACCGCCGCATCGCCGTCCTCACCTCCACCCAGGCCAGCACCCCCGACCGTCCCGCCGACGTGCACGTCACGGCCGAGGCCGACCGGCTGGGGCTGGACATCGAGGTCGCCACCGCGCCCCTCGGGCTCGCCGGCGCCACCGCCGCCGCCCACGAGCTGCTCAGCGGCGACAAGCCGAGCGCCGTGTTCTGCTTCGCCGACTCCATCGCTTACGGGGTGTACGCGGCGGCGCAGGAGCTGGGGTTGTCGATTCCCGGTGACGTGTCCGTCATGGGGTACGACGACCATCCGATGTCAGGGTTGTTGTCACCGGGGCTCACGACCGTCGACTGGGACATCGCGGGGATCGTCCGGGCGGCGGTGCGGCTCATCTCGGCGGCGGCCGACGGCGGGGGGCGGCGGCGGCGCGTCATGCAGAGACCGACGCTGAGGGAGCGGGGGTCGGTGGCGCGGGTGTCCTGA